From one Lycium ferocissimum isolate CSIRO_LF1 chromosome 5, AGI_CSIRO_Lferr_CH_V1, whole genome shotgun sequence genomic stretch:
- the LOC132056577 gene encoding uncharacterized protein LOC132056577, whose product MAESNPTESTQLASKICNQISSVFSTTTTTTKPPALNILVQEITAASNRNGRVFLYGVGREGLMLKALCMRLFHLGLSAHCVFDMTTPPIGPTDLLIASAGPGGFSTVDAISKVAKSNGARVVLLTAQPDKGSSVEYASVVAYIPAKTMADDDDNGDKEEREVLPMGSLYEGAMFVLFEMVVYKLGQVLKQSPETVRARHTNLE is encoded by the coding sequence ATGGCTGAATCAAACCCAACAGAATCAACTCAACTAGCTTCCAAAATATGCAATCAGATAAGTTCCGTCTTCtccacaaccaccaccaccacaaaaCCCCCAGCCTTAAACATACTTGTCCAAGAAATCACCGCTGCTTCTAACCGCAACGGCCGTGTATTCCTCTACGGCGTAGGCCGTGAAGGACTAATGTTAAAAGCCCTATGCATGAGGCTTTTCCATTTAGGTTTATCAGCACACTGTGTCTTCGACATGACCACTCCCCCAATTGGACCCACCGATCTCTTAATCGCTTCTGCTGGTCCAGGTGGGTTCTCAACCGTTGATGCTATATCTAAAGTGGCCAAATCCAACGGTGCACGTGTGGTGCTTCTGACAGCTCAGCCTGATAAGGGATCTTCTGTGGAGTATGCGAGTGTTGTTGCTTATATACCGGCGAAGACAATGgcagatgatgatgataatggagATAAGGAGGAAAGGGAGGTGCTTCCTATGGGGAGTTTATATGAAGGAGCAATGTTTGTGTTGTTTGAAATGGTGGTGTACAAGTTGGGTCAAGTTTTGAAGCAGAGTCCTGAAACTGTGAGAGCACGCCATACCAATCTGGAGTAA